From Erigeron canadensis isolate Cc75 chromosome 8, C_canadensis_v1, whole genome shotgun sequence, one genomic window encodes:
- the LOC122579856 gene encoding ACT domain-containing protein ACR1 → MDMGYGPYYVHPELESLVDRIHPPRVCIDNDTYEDCTLVKVDCANRHGILLDMVQVLTDLDLVISKSYICSDGRWFMDVFHVTDQLGNKITDKDLIHNIQQSICASRREKTQVKTSSIGKEMRQRHVPMEHMTLEMTITDRPGLLSEISAVLAELRCHVSAAVVWTHNTRAACIIHVENDDSNHGSSIMDPQRVDEVQSKLVTVVNARHTNHERPSVKLTSQATGQPHTERRLHQLMMADKDYQEKCIYSSRDKSYETIVTVENCREKGYSVLNVTSPDRPKLLFDTVCTLTDLQYVVFHAAVSSKGPVAFQEYYIRQKDGHTLNSEIQRQAISRCIVAAVERRVSNGLRLDVKSRNRSGLLSDVTRVFRENGLSVARAEIGIHGEKAVGSFYVTDVGGRDVNLQMVETVKKEIEKIGGMVFVTNGSSLDSSSHRSSRSNNTEEEQPARSSLGTLLWSQIERLSSKFQTLTP, encoded by the exons GTTGATTGTGCAAACAGGCACGGGATATTGCTGGATATGGTGCAAGTTCTAACAGATCTTGATCTTGTTATATCCAAATCATACATTTGTTCGGATGGTCGTTGGTTCATGGATG TGTTCCATGTGACTGATCAACTTGGCAACAAGATAACAGACAAAGATCTAATTCATAATATACAACAG TCCATATGTGCAAGTAGAAGAGAGAAAACACAAGTAAAAACAAGTAGTATAGGCAAAGAAATGAGACAAAGGCATGTACCGATGGAGCATATGACACTTGAGATGACAATAACTGATAGGCCGGGCTTATTGTCTGAGATATCGGCAGTACTAGCTGAACTAAGGTGTCATGTATCTGCCGCAGTAGTATGGACCCATAACACGCGTGCCGCTTGCATCATTCATGTAGAAAATGATGATTCAAACCATGGGTCATCAATAATGGACCCTCAAAGGGTGGATGAAGTACAATCCAAGCTAGTGACCGTGGTCAATGCGCGTCACACCAATCATGAAAGGCCAAGTGTCAAGTTAACCAGCCAGGCCACGGGTCAACCCCATACAGAGAGACGGCTACACCAGCTGATGATGGCTGATAAAGACTACCAagaaaagtgtatatatagtaGTCGTGATAAAAGCTATGAGACAATTGTCACGGTTGAAAACTGTCGCGAAAAGGGGTATTCGGTTCTTAATGTAACGAGTCCAGACAGGCCAAAGTTACTATTTGACACTGTTTGCACCCTGACTGACTTGCAATATGTGGTTTTTCATGCAGCAGTTAGCTCTAAAGGGCCTGTTGCATTTCAG GAGTACTACATAAGGCAGAAAGACGGGCATACATTAAACTCAGAGATTCAACGACAAGCAATCAGTCGATGTATAGTTGCAGCTGTAGAACGAAGAGTATCAAAT GGGCTAAGGTTAGATGTGAAGAGTCGAAATAGGTCAGGACTACTATCAGATGTAACCAGGGTGTTTCGTGAAAACGGGCTCTCAGTTGCAAGGGCCGAGATTGGGATACATGGAGAAAAGGCAGTCGGGTCATTTTATGTCACAGATGTTGGTGGACGTGATGTGAATCTGCAGATGGTTGAAACAGTTAAGAAAGAGATTGAGAAGATTGGGGGCATGGTTTTTGTGACGAATGGATCATCATTGGATTCTTCGTCTCATAGATCATCAAGAAGTAACAACACAGAAGAAGAGCAGCCAGCAAGGTCATCACTAGGAACGCTGCTATGGTCACAAATTGAGAGACTCTCGAGCAAGTTTCAGACCCTAACCCCGTAA